GTCTTTTATAACGACCAGCTAGCCAATCAATATACTGATTTAGATTCCCTTCTAAAAAGTTAATTGAAGAATCAGGTTTAAATTCTTCAAGAAGTGACTTTTTTATTTGAATTTTTTCGTGAGCTTTTAGCTCTAAAATAACCTTCTCATCAGAGCTGTTTGAGATGGCTTCTATATGCAATATTCTAGGATGACGATTATGGCTATACTGTTTATTAAACGCTTCAACTGATAAAAGCCGGACAATAGAGAGCTCGATGTATTCTTCTTGCGAGGAGGCAACGTCGCATGATTGTGAGGCAACAACCAACAAGTTGTTAGCAGATATAGTGAACGTACTATCTATATCACCTATTAGCTTTGCAACTGATTCAGGTTTGACAAAGCTGCCTTGTCGCCATCCTAATGCTTCGAGTATACGCTGCATTTAAACCTCTAAATCAAACCTACTTCAGGCGTCAGTGATTGATGAGTAAGACGTCGACCTGCAAAAATTATTTTTTCTCTATCAAGCTTTTCGTCTGTCAACATTTGCATCACGCTAGTAGAACCTAGGATAGGGGTAAACAGCTTTTCTTTATCAGTAGGAAGCTTGTTATAACTCCAGTCTTCTGCGATAACGCTTAACTCAAACACTCTTTGTCTATCTTTTTCTTTACTAATCCCTTGCTTCTCCCAGTTGTACAGTGTTTTTCTTGAGACACCAACAAGGTTAGCAAGCTCTTCATCACTCAAATCAAAATACTCTTTTATTGTCGAAAGCTGAGACTGGCGAGTATTGTACTTAACATTAATACTTGATCCGCTTGCTTGGCTCATTTTGTCAATTATATAACGACTGTTATCGTAACTGGTTGATTTCTTAAAAGCATAGGCTGGAGTAGTGGCAAGAATAGAAGCGCCTATAAAAGCGGTAGTAATATTCTTATTTATCCAGCTATTTGCTCCATAACTGTTTTGTCTCATTTCCATGCCTCCTTGGCTTGTTCTGTTGTTACATTCCAAAATGCTTTTCGACTGATTTTATGCATGTTTGATAGTTTACTAAGTATTAATCCTTTATTAAAATCTAGTGGACCGGACTCTTCTTCCTGAGCATTCCATACATGGTCGATATCCAATAGTAGTCTTTTGACAGGCTTATCAGAAGATTTTTCTATTGCAATGGGTAAATTCTCTGCATCAGGCCAAACTAAAACTTTATCCTCACCGTATATCGAACGAATAAAAATAGCCCCTTCTGTCGTTCTCCATAAAGTTTCATTAGTCTGTCTTAGTAAGCTCCCTGACAGTTTTAAATCATCGTTGTTGTATAGTCTAGGCTGAACAAAATCTTCTATTGAACCTTTGCCTTCAATGTTAAAAATGGTATCGCTATAACGTAAGCCAAGACCTAAACAGAGGCTTGGGTTAATAACATCTATGATAGTTTGTAATAAGAAATCACAGTTCTCTTCAAATCCATTAAAGCGTTCATATTCACTAGTCATAAACAATAAACGATTCTGGTTAACCGAAGCTGCGGTA
The DNA window shown above is from Psychrobacter immobilis and carries:
- a CDS encoding TIGR04255 family protein; the protein is FNMCDYKKLSNQPLVFVLAEFRFSPILGIKEYIPKIQDALRNKLPILRNTETQEITVSPNGISLEAQANWEFISKNSHTAASVNQNRLLFMTSEYERFNGFEENCDFLLQTIIDVINPSLCLGLGLRYSDTIFNIEGKGSIEDFVQPRLYNNDDLKLSGSLLRQTNETLWRTTEGAIFIRSIYGEDKVLVWPDAENLPIAIEKSSDKPVKRLLLDIDHVWNAQEEESGPLDFNKGLILSKLSNMHKISRKAFWNVTTEQAKEAWK